The Gossypium arboreum isolate Shixiya-1 chromosome 6, ASM2569848v2, whole genome shotgun sequence DNA window tattatattaaaataGTATATGAGTGCAATAAAAGGATTTTGGGAGTGAATTGGATGAAAATAAGAGttcaatgactaaattgcaaattttctattttattgaaaaaggtcctaaatgcaaattcatgcatgGATAATTAATAATTATAGTTTAAAAGTATAAATTAAAGGAACTTTGAAGGATAAAGTGTCTTGCATGAAATAAAGAATAGTGATGATATAAAAAGAGGCTAAAGGGGAACTTTACCACATTAAGGGGCGTTTTGGTCATTTTACATGGAACCTATGTTAAGAATATTATACTATGAGATATTTATATATGGGATAAATTGTGAGCCATTGGATTGAATAAAATGGGTAGATGAAATATGGACTACATTAGACCTATTCATGGGTCGGGCTATCTGTCTaggcccgaaggcccgcccgaaattAGGGAGGGTTTAGGCAAAAATATTAGGCTTGAAAAAAGGGCTTGGGAAAAAATAGGCCCATTTAAAATATGAGTCAGGATCGTACTTGAATGTTCAAGGCCCGAGCCTAGCCTGActcatttttaagtttttaatattttatattatgttagttttatatattatgtaatttacaacacataaaaattaaatctatagtaatatataatactattataatgtaaacattaaaaaatgttaagattagtatatataaatttattaaatattaaattaaaataatataaatatattttttaatttttttaaaaataatatgagtgAATCTAAATTGGGTTTGGGTTAGCCATTTACAGATATAAATggacttgggcaaaattttaggcccgtatTTTGGATCAGGTCAAACTTAAGCCAGCATAAAGTGTGTTAACATTATATTTAAGTCCCGCCTAACTTATGAACACCTTTAGACCACACATgggatgaaatttttttaaaagcttTGACTTGTTTACTTGAATAAAAGAGAGAAAACATGGCATTTTGTCATCTTCTCCCCCTACATGGCTGATTGCCTCAATTGGAGAAGAAAAGTTTTCCTTTTCGATTCCCTCTTCATTTCTCATCAAATCTTTCAAACTTAGATTTCTCACTAAAATCAAGTAGAAAATCAACTTCTAAGCTTATTTCCATCTTTCATCTCATCCTTCAAaatttagggtttatgattttaGTGAGAGAAATTACTAAAAAAAAGTAAGAAAGTGGATTTCCATTATCTTTATCTTTTATCTTTGGAATTATTTGaaagaatatatatattacttatgTTGTTGGTGTTGAGAAATGTTGGATGATGGAAAAGATGATTTTGAATGGATTATTGGGTGGAATAAAGTGTGAATTGCATGGGATATCATTAAAAGGTAAGAATCATGAATTTTCTTATGAAAAATTGTTATAATGGTGGAATAAATATAGTTATTTACCATGAACAATTAAAATGAGATTATGAGTAAATATACAAAATTTGGTAATTTGAtggaaatatgtgaaatttgggTTAGTTGGTGGAGAATTAACATGAAATATGATGCGATTTCATAATGTGGAAAAAATGGAATAAGAGTGTTATAATAAACTAAAATGGCAATTTGATACAAAGTAATGGCAAACATGTGTTGGGACATTAATTGGTACAAAGGGCAGACAAAATACTTTTTCAacattaaattttgttatttcaaAATTATGATGAATTTAAAACTACAATATTTTTCAATAATTGTATACATCAAACATAGTGTTGAATTTATTGAAAGAGTAAGGGAAATCCGTCATGTTTGATTCTTGAGAAAAATTTTTAACCATTGGGCCGAGAGTTTTGGGTATCTTTTCAACCCATTTTTGTAGTCTACAAAGTTGAAGCCGAATCTTACGGTATAACCACTTGCCCATTCGAAGTTATCCAATAGTGACCATGCAAAGTATCCTTTCACATTCACACCATCCCTAACCATCAACACAAATTttcatattaattaattatattttactatataaaATATATTCAAATCTCTTACTTCAACTGATATAGACTTTTATGAAGGAAAAAAACAATTCATATAGCCTTAATAAttccttttattttaagaaaaataaatataaattgatattttattttataattaaatttaaataaaatatttttattattaacatattaattCAAATTGATGagaaattttaataccatatttatACTTACTTTAGTATTTCagatttcatttcatttaacatttGACTCTAATCATATTGATTTTTGATAATATGACATATTAACTAAAGTATATTGTTACGTGTCTATTTTAGACCCTTCAATAAAATCTCATTTATGTTTATctgataaattatttattttaaccaaaataaattttgaaaaaattacttaTAGGAAATCAAAACTGTGTTTCTTCTTTCAATTATTTTCTTttgtaaaagaaaaaaactaaaattttcaaatttatttatatttaatattgggttaatgtaatttttttaccttaaatttgataattaaacctattttaatatctatatttttaaaaatgtcaACTCTCGTAAAACCAATATCGAAAGCAATCTTTTAATAGGTAGTTTAAAATTCTTCTTTCCTTCTTTCCATAACCTTCGTTTGCATGCATCaattctgattttttttttgaaaatttataaaaaaaaaaaaagaggataaattatttatttgaaaagcTAAGAAAGCTGATGAAATCCCGAAaacaagaaaacaaaagaaaatgtcGCCAGCAACTTCCAAAATCTGTCAGATTTCAAGGTAAAAAGCGAACCTCTTTTTTTTTCACTGTTCAATCTTGGGAAAGGCTTTGCATGTTGGCTTTAAAAGTTTTGGTAAAAAGAACTTTCAGTTCTTCCAAAAAAAGAATGAGCGGAtcaattattattaatttcaaaattcaacagttaagaataattaattaaatattaatgtttttattaaatttacaTAAATTTGATTAGTATAgtaataaatttaacttttataatttaaacattttacCAATTTGGTCATGATTTTACAAAAATATTGCTGGTTAgatttgtttaatcatgattaaattgatagaatcttTAAATTATgatggctaaatttattattataccaattaaaattatGTACATTAACCTTATGATTAATTATCCTTAATTGctcaattttaaaattgacaatgactaaattgttttaattttttgagAGAaactaatttattcaattttaaaattaagaaaaattgaAAAGATGTTTTTAGGAaggttttgaattttttttattattatgtaaGTTTTGAAAGTTTTGAATTTTTAATCCTCAGCCATTGTTGACATGAAACATACTTAAAAAGGAAAGTTGAGATttgtaattgtttttaaatttttaaatgaaattagatAAAGTCTTGTATAAATGATAAGACAAAAAGGTGATATAAATTAATTTAGATGTTGTGGAAGGATTAAAATTTAAGATGAAAATAATAGAATGTGTAAATATTAGGAggtaaaatttattattagatCAATAAAAAGATCATGTCATCTTTCAATCACCCATTTAACGGAAAGTATGGgagagtgactaaaatatttaatttcaaaagtttAATGGTTAAATCGAATAAATTTAATAGTTTAGTAACTGTTTTTGTATTTTAGCCAAAAAATTAATGGTGTTAAATAGCAAGATGAAAGTAGAAGGATGATATTAAAACTGAACCTAAAGTATAAGAGGCATTGGTAAATTATTCCAGAAAGAGGAAGACACATACTTGATTGCAGTTTGAAGAGAAGAAAGATGTCGACGGTGGTACTCGATCCTTCCTTTGTCATTAAGGGCTTCCTTTGATGGAGATGAGACATTCTCAGTATCACCAACCCCTACATTTCattcatctttatttttcatttaccTTTTATGTATGATACAAAGTGAACGAAGGAGATGTAGGTACCGTTCTCAGTGATATAAATTAAGGGATTGCCATACTTTTCCTTTGTGTAAAGTAGAAGATCACGAATGCCTCTTGGGTACATATAGATCCATTTTGTACCTGTCTGCAACATTTGAAATTGAAATGGATTTAACACATGGTGGATATGTGCCATAAAAAAGAAGAAAGTTGCACAAGTTCTCACCATAGGACCAATTGGAATACCATTGTGGTAAGCTGCCAtattaagaaaagaaaatatggtTTGATTAGTATATGAGTTAGGCAAAGATATAGTTAGCATATTGAAGCGATGACTGACATGAAAGACTAGTACGAGCATCTGTCAAGTAGCTTGACTTCCCAACATTAGGCTTAGAAGCATAAGCTGCATAAATTGCAGTATAGTAGTTTAATCCCAGGAAATCAAATGAGCCTTTAAGAATCTTAGATTGCATTTTGTTGAATTTAGGCAAACGGTTTCCAAGTAGAGATTGCATGGTGTGTGGATAATTTCCAATGGTTATTGGCTTCATAAACCTGCAAAACATATTTCTTCATCAACATCAATGAAAAAGAAATTCTACAATGATTTACAAGTAAAACTGACCATCCAAACATAAAGTCCAAGGCTCTTGAAGCAGCATTTTGCTGGTGCTTTGCATTTGAAACTGGAACGAACCAGTATGAAACTAATGTCATTCCAATCACACCCTCCTGACTTGCCTGTTGAAATTTCCATTTTTACTAATCTacaattattattaatattaacacACAAATATATTAACCTCAATAAATAAGAGGTTTAAACttgtttgaattttttaaaatattaatttcttttattttatatattaatattaattttagagtgtaaatattaaaaaatatgttatgtttaatatatataatttctaaatattaaataaaaataatatttttgtaaTAATATTATTGGATTTGGGTTAAATACGGAcagatttaaataaaatttaatactcATAGTTGAGATTGAGTGGTCCGGTTAAAAACGGATTTTAACTCAACACTTTTAGATATGTGTTGAAGTATATATTAGCAATGTAAGTTCCATGACCTGatatttttggcgatagagtttTACAGAAACTGCATGAGCAAGAAGTAGATGGTGAGCCACCAAATAAGGTTCAACCGCGGAGTCACCACCGGTGCAGTTTAGGTTTTGCCAATCGGAACAACGACCTGGTGCTAGAAATCCGGCTACGTATCCACCGTAAGTATAGCTCCATGGCTCATTCAATGTGATCCAATGCTTTACTCTATCGCCAAATTCCTTGAAGCAAACCTCAGCATAATCTCGAAAGTCATCCCTAACATAAAAGAAGAAGGTCGATTCGCTTATGAATGAATACATTCACTTCGATTTTTTTAACCACGTCTATATCTTATCAATATATCTATCCCTAATATGGGTAATCCTATTGGACTTAGGAGAAACAAAGATATGCAGGTCAACAGTAGCAACACAAGTTAAGATCCTGAGATTTGTTGAGAGTAAAAAGTGTGGTTAATAAGGATGTTATGCAGAGAGATTTGCTGTAAGGACAAATGTATTGTCAAGGGTATGAAGCTCCATTGGACCCCAACACACAATGTACCAtgatattaaattgaaaaaaagtaACTTAAGCTTATGTTTTGGATTCTAGGTTACAGTAGCACACAACTAGAACGGCTAGAAACGTGCTTATAGCTCCGGATTGAGTTAGTATTTGGTGTCACTTTGGATAAATTACAAAAAACATATTcctgaaaaacaaaaaaatattaatgtatttttctctttttatataaaatttaaagtaaatattTGAATCTGAAACACCATAATTTTTAATATCTTAATCTTATCATTTCAATTAAAActctatttatattttttataaatatatttattgcataattttttatttaaattattaatgtgtTATAATCTAGTTTATTATCAGCTGGTTGTTAGTTACAGTGAAAAAATTGTTACATTAACAACTACACCCACATAATTAATGATTTTTAAtgtaatattaaatattaacGGAGATAAAATACTACTGTAAGTGCTAGTTACTTACACGATACGAGGGCTTAAGAAACCACCATATTCATCTTCTAAGGCTTGAGGAAGATCCCAATGGAAGAGAGTCACAAATGGTTGTATACCTGAATACtttcataataaaaatcattttgtAATTCTAATTAATAATAACCTGGAATATTTTTTTGCAATaaagtaaaattattttgttGATACAAAGGACCAATATAGGAGGAGTCAAGAAAGAGAAAATAGTAGACATTTAGAACGATTCATCTTTATTGGGCCAAAAGCCGTTAATGAAAGAGAAGAGGGgagaaaatatataataataataagaataataagaataataaccCTTTGATGGTTCTAAAGTAGAAGAGAGGAAGAACCCTCAAGATGATACCCCTAATCCCGAGAAggatatatatatttggttaCAATGTAAGTCGCACCAAAGATcattatatatacttttattgAGATTAGAGTAAGGGGGGGTCTCATTTTGAGcgttgtttttcttttctacttTACAACCACCAAAAGTTTATCTCCATATTTTCTTCTCCTAATCTTCTTTGTTGACTATTCTCTGTCCTATAAGGGTAAACCATTCTAAACCCCACTACCTTCTCCTCCTTTCTTCCTCCCTCATTGATTCCTCATATCAACAAATcacaattaaaatacaaaattgatCGATTCAAACCATTAACTAGGAGCTCATTTATGAGATTGTTataatagttgattccttcattGTTTACACCCCCACTTAATTTTCCATCTGCAACAACAAATATACCACATTTAATAGCCTTTTAAAGATTTAACACAACTATAATTTCCAATATGAACCAATACCTAAATCAACTtattaaggtctagggtttgattAAATATTAGTATGGTTTATATCAACCAGTGGGTACTGTTTCAAGTTtatattgataaaaaaattatattataaatatataaaaacattttaaaaaatcaataaatttaaaatgacACGGTATCAGGATTAATAATGATCATGGAGCAGGGTGAGGGTGAATGTTGCTAAATCCACTCCCATTCTATAATTGGCATGATCTACTCCATCGCCTACTCTGCTCTACTATGGATGTATAATATTGAAAACTACTACCACTTTTATGGATGTTGAATACATTTATCCCAGCCCCTACCCTATtcccttttaatttattttttgctTCTTATCTTTAATATTATTAATCTTTTAAAGAAAAGTGAATTTAAAACATGATTTCATAAAATTAAACATGAAACATATAGATTTTGTAAAACACATTATTACATTTTACCCTTTAATTATATTTACaaagataaaatgataatttcatataATAGAGCAGAGCAAGAAAAATAATTATCATAACAATTTCATACCcactattaaaaaaaaaacaaactacCCTATCCTACTTTACCCTACATTTACTTTCCAGAAAAAAAATTTACTCCATCTTTTGAAATCCATTGAGAGGTTGGAATTTTCTATCCTTAATTAGAACACacttacataaaaataataatatttcattCACACGATACTACCTATATTGTTAAAATGTAAGTAACTTATTAAATATATGTAAAACCataaattttgaaagagtgttcataaaatatattatttgtttACATGCATGATTCTACTTTGGCATAAACTAAGGGCGATTTGATTCTTGGGTTGGACACTTTTTTCAATTGTGATGtgtgtttttattattatctaattTAGTATTTGtatttgataaaattatatattttggtatCCAAAAGTTTCAATGTtaacttttaatatttaattcGAGTTTTAGCgttgatttaattaaattttctatCATTAGGTTTGAATTTTTCATGATATTGTTGATAGAATAAATTTAGTATTAACTTTGAATTTGGttaattttgtgtttaatttgttAAATACAAATTGATGGATGTGATTTAATTTGAGTTTTAGGGTTGATTTAATGAAATTTACTTTCATCGAATTTCATGAAATCAACCCTAAAACCCAAATTACATACTAAAAAACTAACACTGATACTTTTGTCAAATACGCATACCACATTGGACAAAAATTTAACACAAATACCATATTAGAAAAAAATTGTCAAATTCAAGTATCAAATTATGTATTAAACCTGCtagtatttgaattattatccaatTTAAATCAATCATGATTAGAAGGGTTTATGGGTCGGGTCCAAGCATGATATTAGCATATTTTGTGCTTGCCCAAACATGGTTCGACCAGAAATAtgggtttaaaattttgtccaaacccaATCATATTTGTAAAAGACTAACCTAAGCCCATTTTAGGCTcacaaatattttttatttaaaatatttatattattttatttaatatttaataattttatataattttctatTTATTGAAATTCTTTATATAGCCATCTTaccattattttaatatttacattagagtagtattatatatttagtatagattttatttttttaatgtgttataaatacataatgtataaaaataacataatacacagtattataaacttaaaaaatgGTCGGGTTGGACCGGACTCGAGCTTTAAATATTCAAGCCTAAGCCCAACTTATattttaaaagggtctaattttTTTACCCAAATTTATTTTTCGGGCTAAATATTTTTAcctaaattatgtcaaatttcGAATGAGCCTTTGAACCTGGATGAGTAACTCGACCCATGAAACAGGTCTATTCATAATATTGTTTCTcgttttttatattaaataatctaaaaataattaaatcatgttCCGTAGCATTAAATTAATTTGAACAAAgcaattcacatgcaatttgtttTAGTATGATTATAAATTATGGTTGAAGAAAAAGTAGGAATTTTACATGATATTGGACGTATCCTTATTAACATGGTATAGTTTTTCCATATGtcttctcttttatttattttaatattgttttttaCTTTGCTGATTTTAAATATGGAGAGTTTTGTTTTAATCATCAAAATTTGTTATTACATATAATCTTATGCTACAAAACGCTTGCCTTCTCCAAAAGAAAGTTGTTAAATGATGACATCCACGTATCACTTGTCACGTTACAAAGGATAAACTCTAAGGCCACTAAACATATACTATGTACAATTTATGAACTAAAaaccctctttttttttcttcttttttttttatacagGTGTGTTGGAAAAGAATTTATTAGTTAATCAACTAAACATGAGTTAATCTTTAGATATGTtaattttagttcttttatttaaagactatataaaagtattaaaaataaaaagctactaaaataataatagtagtcaTTTAATAAAAGGGTATATTAGTCATTTTTTAATCGAGTTAGTACTTGGTTGACCCATGACACCAACTTAATGAAGACttttattaatagtatagatatataCAGGGCAATGCCGAACAATTTTTTAGGgggcgaatgaaattttaatttttatagtctatatctttataattttaaaagattaaataaaacttttataattttaggggtcaaagtgtaattttacttttattaatttaaattttttttaaaaaaaattaaagagcctaaatatcaatttttcattttagggggggcCGAGGTCCATACCACCCCCTCTAGATTCGCTCTCGGATATATACACAAATTTTATAAGAGAAAACATTTTATgtcaaaagtttttattaaagcgTTTAAGAATTAATATTAGTATGGTGGTAAAGATTTTGATGGTTAACCCATTATACATTGTTCAATTATTAGACATGttaatattatttcttttatttaaaaactatataaaagtatgaaaagtCTAAAAggtcattaaaataataattgtaGTAATTTAATAAAGGGTATATTAGTCATTTCTTAATCGAGTTAGTATCCGATTAACTCGTAACATCAACTTAGTAAGAGTTTTATTAATAACATAGATACATAAATTTGGTGAGAGAAAACATTTCATGTTAAAAGTTATTCTTTTTGTATGTTTGGTCAAGAATTAATGTTGGTGTAGTGGTAAAGAGTTTTGTTGATTAACCCATTAAACATGGGTTTAATCTTCGAtatgttaattttaattattttattaaaaactatATACAAGtatgaaaagataaaaaattattaaaataataataatcatttaataattaatcATTACTTAACCGAGTTGGTATTTAGTTAATCTATGTCACCAACTCGTTaagaattttattaataatatagataaattatatttatttaattaaaaactatagattttattaattttattttatcaaattataatataattttattaattaatatattattttttaagtagaacttttaaaatatatgaataaattaattaatattaacaaaATATTCTGTGTAGaatcatgtttatatatattatagataaattgaaattaattaatatatcttACTTGGCAAAATTCTAGACCATGAGATTGAGAATCTGTAAGCATCTAATCCCATTTCTTTCATAATCCCAATGTCTTCCTGTCATGAATTTTCACTTCAGAAACATGAGTAAATAagacagaaagtaaaaataaaataaaattacagcCCGCTATAAATTTTAACTGCATTCAAATAACTTTCTCACAACTTTTAAATTTTAGCTTCAAAGTAAAACTGATTATTATAGttcttaaatttaatattattttcaatgATTATATCTTAAATGATATAATatgaatatataattaaaatgagttttgaatatttattttattcaaaattaattcatttacataataaaatattaaaatttaaaatcgaaCTTCATTATCTACCTAATAACGCATATAttagaatttatttaaaatttattcaattaaactatagacttttacaaataccTCAAACTCTCAAGTGTTTCTAAATATTATCCACCCAAATTAAATTCTATTATTAAATATCTTACACAAAACCAAAATCCTTTAATATTTGATAATTACAATAATTTGACTAATGTACGAAAATTTCAATGATACAGTACATATTATTGAACTCAACAGTCAACACACATGGATGTCCAAATATATTTAGGAAAACGTATTATGATAAATAACTTTAAACCAAGTAAAAACGGACCACAAATTTTATATAAACAAGAACAAGGAAGAAAGTAACGATTTCTTTTGCAAATTATTTAAACTATAAATTGAAAATTAACAATTTCTTTATATACGTTTTTAAAGAATTATCTTTAAATCTATCTATTCAATTTTCAAAGGATAAATATTTTACCTTAGAAAATTTCACCCACTTAACTTTTAAAtatattcaatttaaaatttgataaaataaattactttaaaactaaatataattGCTTCTCTAAAAATACACcatcaaatttaaaattatttattatatatcctAAAAACGAACTAATATTAACTATTTTTTAATTACACTATTCATTTTACATTAATTGATaatatctttaatttttttagattctaaaataatttctcctattattcataaaatttagaTACAATTATTCTATTTATATCACGCCTAAGCAATTGGTTAATAATAATATGAGTGGCAAAGAAAGCACAAAATTTTGGATTTATAATAAAGGTGTTGATGTGTTTATTCGAGTTGAGTTTATATATGATAGACATGAATTTAATATGTATCTAAATTTTGCTCGGTTCAAAATgtaaactttaaattttattaaattcgtTTATATTTGTAAATTCTATTGTAAACTAttcatataatttttaatatatttaatatttaataatcttttatgttatttttattaaaattttaaaataaatatatttttaatgtttatattagagcattatatatatatatattttacataaatTACGGAAATTAGacctttaatttctttttattaaatttcaaGCAAATCGTGGAACTAAAACATATTGGAAGTTGTAGTAcaacatataacgtaccttatagCGATGGTAGGAATCAATTGCCACATCTCCATTGCTTCCATCTGCTATCTTATCTGCAATCTCCATCCGCATACAATTATTGTTACACTCCAAAaatctatgttttatttttataaatatatatttcttttaataTTCTAAATAAGAACAAGTTCTTAAACATACGCATATATCTAtgtaacttaattaatttatttttaaaaagttataattaATTGCGGTTGATTAAATTGAGTAAAATATGTTGAGTAAAAATTAtcttaattcaattttaaattttttttgaatagaGTTGAATAATTGTTTcgagttaattttttaaaatcaaattaaaatcttattaacaatataattaattttaagttagaaCATATAAATTTGAGATCATATATTTTTGAAGAATCTTTTAAACCAAAAGAAAGAGAAATAAAACAACTTAATTTAGTAcgataaatttgatttggtaatttatttgtttaaggtctcaaaatttatcattttggaatttaaaaaaatatatgtttataatttaacattttatataagaatttaaaataatttttaaattttaaagttttataaaattttgaataa harbors:
- the LOC108462875 gene encoding beta-glucosidase 12-like; translation: MGIKRWHLVLVWILFGWVSGVCSLSRASFPVGFIFGTASSSYQYEGAAKEGGRDPSIWDTFSHEYPDKIADGSNGDVAIDSYHRYKEDIGIMKEMGLDAYRFSISWSRILPNGKLSGGVNNEGINYYNNLINELLVNGIQPFVTLFHWDLPQALEDEYGGFLSPRIVDDFRDYAEVCFKEFGDRVKHWITLNEPWSYTYGGYVAGFLAPGRCSDWQNLNCTGGDSAVEPYLVAHHLLLAHAVSVKLYRQKYQVMELTKFQQASQEGVIGMTLVSYWFVPVSNAKHQQNAASRALDFMFGWFMKPITIGNYPHTMQSLLGNRLPKFNKMQSKILKGSFDFLGLNYYTAIYAAYASKPNVGKSSYLTDARTSLSSYHNGIPIGPMTGTKWIYMYPRGIRDLLLYTKEKYGNPLIYITENGVGDTENVSSPSKEALNDKGRIEYHRRHLSSLQTAIKDGVNVKGYFAWSLLDNFEWASGYTVRFGFNFVDYKNGLKRYPKLSAQWLKIFLKNQT